The genomic segment GGTCGCATGTCGCTTGAAAAAGCCGTGATGGAGTTTGAACGGGAGATTATCCTTGATGCGTTGAAACGGACCAATTACGTACAAACCCACGCCGCGAACCTACTTGGAATTAGCCGACGGATGCTGAAATATCGAATGGACACCCTCAGCATCGGTCGTCCGGACAATTCCTCGACCCAAGAGCCCGACCTGCCCATACAAGAATGACACACTTATACACACATTATCCCCACATCCCTGTTATCAACATAGGTATCCTAGCATTGATGATATCTACGTATAGTTGCCCACTATGCCACCACCACTCTATATTGAAATCTCTCGCAACCTCATAAAAATGAACGGGAATTGCTTATCGTTAACCTACTCCTGGAGTAGGTGTCGCACATGATCACGGCCTCTCGTCAGTCAGGAACACAACCGACAGTCCTCGTAGTTGATGATGAAGCGGGGCCCCGCGATGCTCTTAAAATCATACTTCGTACTTTCTGCAACGTTCGTTCTGCAGAGAACGCCAAGATGGCCCTCGAGGTCCTCAGCCAGGGACCCATTGACCTGATCACACTCGATCAAAAGCTTCCGGATCGTCATGGACTCGAGCTTCTCAGAGACATCAAGCACCATCACCCCGACGTGGAAGTCATTATCGTCACGGGATACGGGAGCCTGACGTCTGCCATGGAGGGTATCCGTCAGGGCGCTGCGGGTTACTTACTGAAGCCTTTCAACGTGAACGAACTGACCACCCTCATTCAACAGACGATGGACAAGAAGCGCCGACTCGACTTTCTTCGCTACTGCCTTCGGACGCTACCAGACCTGTGGGGATCGGAGGAAGAGAGTGGACGTGCATGGGACACAGTTAAGACGGAATATGCGTTGCTTTCCATTCACCCGCAGAACCATGATGTTTTGCAGCAAGACGAGATGACCTTACTTCCCCTCCTATCCGATTTTTTGGAAGCCACAGACCGCCAATTACTCAATCATTCGAGCCGAGTCAGTTTCTATGTTACGCTGATGGCTAGCCAACTCAACCTTACCGTATCGGAACAAAAAGCGTTGGCCTTGGGAGCCTTTCTGCATGATGTAGGAAAAACAAGTCTGCCATCATATAAGTTTTCAGAGGACCAGATCCTCCCGTCGGGTGAAGCATCCCTCTGTAGGGAACACATCGACAGAGGTGCACGAATGATTGCCCCGTTGGGTTTCTCGATTGAGACGAGAGAAATCATCACATCCCACCACGAACGATGGGATGGACAGGGCTACCCTCATGGACTCCAAGGCACGGATATTCCCTTACTAGCCCGCATTGTCGGTATTGCCCAAACATTTGATCATCTAACCGCCGACGCACCTGGACGCGTCACCCTTCCTCTGGAGGCCGCAATCCGTCAGATCTCGCTTCAATCTGATACGCATTTTGACCCGCAGTTACTTGAACTCTTCGTTCAGGTCGTAAAGGACTCCCCCGTCTCTCCTCGTGCCATGGAGATCGCTCCCGCCGCTTGATCTATTCATTGCGTTCCATCAATCAACTCTGCCGCTGCAGATCGAGTCTTGGCAGTGATTCGCTCTCCACCAAGCATGCGCGCAATTTCACCCTCGCGACTTATGCCAGTCAACAAACGCACCGTCGCTACCGTTCGCCCCTTGACCTCCAATTTTTCGACAGAGAAATGATGCTGGGCTTGAGAGGCGACCTGCGGAAGATGCGTGATGCACAGCACTTGATGGTAGCGGCCCAACTCCCGTAGCCGTTTCCCAATCGTGGCTGCGACCGCTCCTCCCACCCCTGTATCGATCTCATCGAAGATCAAGACCGGCACATGATCGACCTCAGCAAGGACGGATTTCAACGCCAGCATCACCCGCGAGAGTTCACCTCCCGATGCCACACGAGATATCGGTTTCAACGGCTCGCCTGCATTGGTCGACAGGTGAAATTCGACACGATCGGCACCATCAGAACCGTACATTTCGTCAGGCCACGAAGGCATAACTTGGACCAGAAACCGTACCGATCCCATTTTCAACGCACTAAGTTCTTTGTCCACCAATTTCGTCAACCGCTTGGCTGCTTCCGTTCGCTTCCCTGAGAGCGATCTGGCCAGTACCGAGACGTTCTGTTGTTGCTCCGCAATAAGACGATCATATCGATTGATCTCGCTGTCCACCCCGCGAAGTTGGCCTAGTTCTTCTTTCACTCGCCTCTGAGTCTCGAGAACGGCTTCAATCGTCCCCCCGTATTTCTTTTTCATCTTCTGGATGACAGCCAAACGATCTTCGATCGTACTGAGTCGCTGAGGATCTGCGTCTAGCCCCTCGGCATAGCCGCGAAGGGAATCGGCGACCTCTTTTAGAAGCACTTTGGCCTCGGACGCGAGCCGACCCGTCCCCCCCATCGCAGGGTCGATCTGAGTGAGTTCTCCTAACACACGCTCCATCGACACCAGATTCGTCAAGATACCAGCCGCATCGCCCTGAATTTGTTCCTGAGCTTCCGATGCCAATTCAGTCAGACGCCGAGACGCCCCCAACCGATGACGTTCAGCCTGTAGCAGCTCTTCCTCCCCCAGACGGCAGGCAGCCTCATCCAATTCCTCCTGCTGAAAACTCAACAGGTCTTCTTGCTGGGCTCGCTGTTGGAGCGAGATGGCAAGCGCAGTACGTTGCTCACGGAAACTCACTAACTCACGATGGAGTGATTGATATTGGGACCGCAGTTCCAGCAGACGACCAAAGGCATCCAGAACCTCAAGCTGAGCGGAGCTGGATAGAAGCGATTGCTGGTCATGCTGGCCATGGATATCGACAAGCGTACCGGCGAACTCCTCCAGCACATGGACAGGGCTGAGGATTCCGTTCAGATACACCCGGTTTCTTCCTGAGCGTGCAATGATGCGTCGAATGATGAGTTGAGAATCGTGTGGGCCAAGGACTTCTTTGGCCCGCAGCCGTTGAAGAAGAGGATGCGCGAGCGGAATCTCAAACGACGCTTCAAGTTGGGCTTCGTCTTCACCAAAACGAATTTGCTCGCTTGAGGCTCGCCCACCGACAAGAAGCGCCACTGCATCGATTAATAACGACTTACCGGTCCCTGTCTCTCCAGTCAAC from the Nitrospira sp. genome contains:
- a CDS encoding response regulator, whose amino-acid sequence is MITASRQSGTQPTVLVVDDEAGPRDALKIILRTFCNVRSAENAKMALEVLSQGPIDLITLDQKLPDRHGLELLRDIKHHHPDVEVIIVTGYGSLTSAMEGIRQGAAGYLLKPFNVNELTTLIQQTMDKKRRLDFLRYCLRTLPDLWGSEEESGRAWDTVKTEYALLSIHPQNHDVLQQDEMTLLPLLSDFLEATDRQLLNHSSRVSFYVTLMASQLNLTVSEQKALALGAFLHDVGKTSLPSYKFSEDQILPSGEASLCREHIDRGARMIAPLGFSIETREIITSHHERWDGQGYPHGLQGTDIPLLARIVGIAQTFDHLTADAPGRVTLPLEAAIRQISLQSDTHFDPQLLELFVQVVKDSPVSPRAMEIAPAA
- the recN gene encoding DNA repair protein RecN, whose protein sequence is MLTELRITNFAVIERLSLNMDSGFAVLTGETGTGKSLLIDAVALLVGGRASSEQIRFGEDEAQLEASFEIPLAHPLLQRLRAKEVLGPHDSQLIIRRIIARSGRNRVYLNGILSPVHVLEEFAGTLVDIHGQHDQQSLLSSSAQLEVLDAFGRLLELRSQYQSLHRELVSFREQRTALAISLQQRAQQEDLLSFQQEELDEAACRLGEEELLQAERHRLGASRRLTELASEAQEQIQGDAAGILTNLVSMERVLGELTQIDPAMGGTGRLASEAKVLLKEVADSLRGYAEGLDADPQRLSTIEDRLAVIQKMKKKYGGTIEAVLETQRRVKEELGQLRGVDSEINRYDRLIAEQQQNVSVLARSLSGKRTEAAKRLTKLVDKELSALKMGSVRFLVQVMPSWPDEMYGSDGADRVEFHLSTNAGEPLKPISRVASGGELSRVMLALKSVLAEVDHVPVLIFDEIDTGVGGAVAATIGKRLRELGRYHQVLCITHLPQVASQAQHHFSVEKLEVKGRTVATVRLLTGISREGEIARMLGGERITAKTRSAAAELIDGTQ